A region from the Mycoplasmopsis phocirhinis genome encodes:
- a CDS encoding zinc-dependent alcohol dehydrogenase family protein, whose amino-acid sequence MKMKALVYHGDHKISLEMVDKPVIQKPTDAIVKVTKTTICGTDLGIYKGKNPEVASGRILGHEGIGVVESVGEGVSNVKVGDKVLISCITPCGKCDNCRKQLYSHCREEEGGWKFGYMINGTQAEYVRVPFADNSLYKYPDTISDEVAVMLSDALPTGHEIGVKYGNVRPGDSIAIVGAGPVGMGVLLTSQLYSPANIIVVDFDENRLKLAKELGATHTLVPSENLVAEVQKIVGADGVDVAIEAVGMPQTWDTCQKIVKAGGHIAVVGVHGKKVDFDVQNLWIKNLTITTGLVNTNTTPLLINGVSTGKLPVSKLITHKFNLSDMMKAYETFLNAADTKAMKLLIDAEK is encoded by the coding sequence ATGAAAATGAAAGCATTAGTTTACCATGGCGATCACAAAATTTCGCTAGAAATGGTAGATAAACCAGTTATTCAAAAACCAACCGACGCGATTGTTAAAGTAACTAAAACTACAATTTGTGGTACAGACTTGGGAATTTACAAAGGTAAAAACCCAGAAGTTGCTTCAGGTAGAATTCTAGGACACGAAGGTATTGGTGTTGTTGAATCAGTTGGAGAAGGTGTTTCAAATGTTAAAGTTGGAGACAAAGTTCTAATTTCATGCATCACCCCATGTGGAAAATGTGACAACTGTAGAAAACAATTATATTCACACTGCCGTGAAGAAGAAGGTGGTTGAAAATTTGGTTATATGATCAACGGTACCCAAGCTGAATATGTAAGAGTGCCTTTTGCTGACAATAGTTTATATAAATATCCAGACACAATTTCAGATGAAGTAGCTGTTATGTTATCAGACGCCTTACCAACAGGACACGAAATTGGAGTTAAATACGGTAATGTAAGACCAGGTGATTCAATTGCTATTGTGGGTGCTGGACCAGTTGGAATGGGAGTTTTATTAACTTCACAATTATATTCACCAGCAAACATTATCGTAGTTGATTTTGACGAAAACAGACTAAAATTAGCTAAAGAATTAGGTGCTACTCACACTCTTGTACCTTCGGAAAATTTAGTAGCTGAAGTTCAAAAAATTGTTGGGGCTGATGGTGTCGATGTTGCCATTGAAGCTGTTGGTATGCCACAAACATGAGATACATGCCAAAAAATTGTTAAAGCAGGTGGTCACATCGCTGTAGTTGGAGTACACGGTAAAAAAGTAGACTTTGATGTTCAAAATCTATGAATTAAAAACTTAACCATTACTACCGGTTTAGTTAACACTAACACTACTCCTTTATTAATCAATGGAGTTTCAACTGGTAAATTGCCAGTTTCAAAACTAATTACTCACAAATTTAACTTGAGTGATATGATGAAAGCGTATGAAACTTTCTTAAACGCAGCAGATACTAAAGCAATGAAATTATTAATTGATGCTGAAAAATAA
- a CDS encoding HAD family hydrolase, with protein MKKIFAYDLDGTLFVKDNLIHPQTANALIKTQQKGHFNVISTGRALNNIINALGEKINFFEFILASNGAILYEVKTKQISIFGNVGLEVFDLAFQTAQQSDFLLRIDTTEHSMWYINDLDKAIWIQSQNRMDLKNILNLASANQIQNFALLNQNQLIQIALRGDKNEILQTYQKYHLLLGKNYEVKHTNQIYVDINALNINKWSGLVKVSELLNIKHSNIVAFGDSGNDVEMLSNAGLGIAMGNATSEAKAVAKKIIGANDTDAIAKAIEEII; from the coding sequence ATGAAAAAAATATTTGCTTATGATTTAGATGGCACTTTATTTGTTAAAGATAATTTAATACATCCACAAACAGCGAACGCTTTAATTAAAACTCAACAAAAAGGACATTTTAATGTTATTAGTACAGGGCGAGCTCTTAATAACATAATTAATGCTTTAGGTGAAAAAATTAATTTTTTTGAATTTATTTTAGCTTCAAATGGTGCCATCTTATATGAAGTTAAAACAAAACAAATATCTATTTTTGGAAATGTAGGTTTAGAGGTTTTTGATCTGGCTTTTCAAACAGCACAACAAAGTGATTTTTTATTACGAATAGATACAACCGAACACTCAATGTGATACATTAACGATTTGGACAAAGCAATATGAATTCAAAGTCAAAATAGAATGGATCTTAAAAACATTTTAAATTTAGCCAGTGCTAATCAAATTCAAAATTTTGCTCTTTTAAATCAAAATCAATTGATTCAAATTGCTTTGCGTGGTGATAAAAACGAAATTTTGCAAACCTATCAAAAATACCATTTACTTTTAGGCAAGAATTACGAAGTTAAACATACAAATCAAATTTATGTTGATATAAATGCCTTAAATATTAATAAATGGAGTGGTTTAGTAAAAGTTAGTGAATTATTAAATATAAAACACTCAAATATAGTTGCCTTTGGTGATTCTGGTAATGATGTAGAAATGCTAAGCAATGCTGGTTTAGGTATTGCGATGGGTAATGCAACTAGTGAAGCTAAAGCGGTGGCTAAAAAAATTATTGGAGCTAATGACACAGATGCAATTGCTAAAGCAATTGAAGAGATAATATAA
- a CDS encoding IS1634 family transposase, giving the protein MEKWVITQSKRKDKTYVSVAIPAGFGKGYKKSIGIGNLETLKTLNLDPINALKVACADWNTEWNKEKILSKVKEVLAQSKKEIRKQNFGIKALYELCDKINPFKLCEKSKSKNLLDIAKYIITSRIINQDSLIKMYQQKHLYDFNNDFKKSTFYNSLDYVTNNKNEILKQLNNSLTSNASRDIEVLWYDSTTVYFESFARKGLRYPGYSKDGKFKEDQIVIGMITDCNGIPFHFKIFKGNTADMNTFIPFILEIRDIYNIKNVTIVADRGMSTNRNIRFLESLNIDYILSYRLKSSTKQRKEYTINQNDYIRVNKDFKYKEIEFMSLWKNKRFNGHKRRQIMTHSKKRAAKDFNDRMQLIEIFNKKQKNGRVIETDLIAAKKHKFFKKIGATSYYQLDLEKISEDEQFDGYYVYETSRIDLKPLDIVDLYQKQWQIENNFRNLKNCLKIRPMYVWSENHIEGYITLCFISLVLLQYGLNILNKYVKKQTKIDKNYSISNYVDAIKNAEKIQILIDNKIINEYNIENTDNEKETMLYELIEQSIKNYNVIKL; this is encoded by the coding sequence ATGGAGAAATGGGTTATAACACAATCAAAAAGAAAAGATAAAACATATGTCTCGGTCGCAATACCGGCTGGATTTGGAAAAGGTTATAAAAAATCAATTGGAATAGGTAATTTAGAAACATTAAAAACTTTAAATCTAGACCCTATAAACGCCCTTAAGGTTGCGTGTGCTGATTGAAATACTGAATGAAATAAAGAAAAGATATTATCAAAAGTAAAGGAGGTTTTAGCTCAATCTAAAAAAGAAATCCGAAAACAAAATTTTGGTATAAAAGCATTATATGAATTATGTGATAAAATCAACCCTTTCAAATTGTGTGAAAAAAGCAAATCAAAAAATCTTTTAGATATTGCTAAATATATAATCACTTCACGGATCATCAACCAAGATAGTTTGATCAAAATGTATCAACAAAAACATCTTTATGATTTCAATAATGACTTCAAAAAATCTACTTTTTATAATAGTTTAGATTATGTAACCAATAATAAAAATGAAATTTTAAAACAATTAAATAACTCATTAACTTCAAATGCTAGCCGTGATATTGAAGTGTTGTGATATGACTCAACAACAGTATATTTTGAAAGTTTTGCGAGAAAAGGATTGAGATATCCTGGTTATTCAAAAGACGGAAAATTTAAAGAAGATCAAATAGTAATTGGAATGATTACTGATTGTAATGGAATTCCATTTCATTTCAAAATATTCAAAGGAAATACTGCTGATATGAACACTTTTATACCTTTTATATTGGAAATACGGGATATTTATAATATAAAAAATGTAACAATTGTCGCGGATAGAGGAATGAGCACAAACCGCAACATACGCTTTTTAGAATCTTTAAACATAGATTACATACTCTCTTATCGTTTGAAATCTAGTACAAAACAAAGAAAAGAATACACAATTAACCAAAACGATTATATTCGTGTAAACAAAGATTTTAAATATAAAGAAATAGAATTCATGTCGCTGTGAAAAAACAAACGGTTCAACGGTCATAAAAGAAGACAAATAATGACCCATAGTAAAAAAAGAGCAGCAAAAGATTTTAATGATCGTATGCAACTGATTGAAATTTTCAATAAAAAACAAAAAAATGGTAGAGTAATTGAAACAGATTTAATAGCTGCCAAAAAGCATAAATTTTTTAAAAAAATTGGAGCAACTTCTTATTATCAATTAGATTTAGAAAAAATTAGTGAAGATGAACAATTTGATGGTTATTATGTGTATGAAACTTCAAGAATAGATCTTAAGCCATTAGATATTGTTGATTTATATCAAAAACAATGACAAATTGAAAATAACTTTAGAAACTTAAAAAATTGTTTAAAAATTAGACCTATGTATGTTTGGAGTGAAAATCATATTGAAGGTTATATTACTTTATGCTTTATTTCATTGGTTTTATTACAGTATGGTTTAAATATTTTGAATAAATATGTTAAAAAACAAACAAAAATAGACAAAAATTATTCAATTTCCAATTATGTAGACGCTATCAAAAATGCCGAAAAAATTCAAATTTTAATTGATAACAAAATTATTAACGAATACAACATTGAAAATACTGATAATGAAAAGGAAACAATGTTATATGAATTAATTGAACAATCAATCAAAAATTACAATGTAATTAAATTATAA
- a CDS encoding GIY-YIG nuclease family protein has product MAKNAKKWPLTWKLGKKFKLELLKLCNKSLITNEKDLNEGYIYEYESKEGWEYNNKLFEIFGGQNLNDRPFTIEEIKQQPRLIDFKFAGKNDFIYICDLIAYKMNVKTNYDCSKIHNKHERIIPVSFTNENAKKIFEQNLGIAYLLTAIVENNEYIIKIGQSKTTFKDRLNSYNCGNVNNWRTASTTNIKILQSMLSTQRIFKLYICPCEGPKIYTFHGIKSSPLATPMSLAIEEIMLNQFVKQFKQKPLANIQIKPTKTRSKR; this is encoded by the coding sequence ATGGCGAAAAACGCTAAAAAATGACCCCTAACTTGGAAACTCGGGAAAAAATTTAAATTAGAATTATTAAAATTATGCAATAAGTCGTTAATTACAAACGAAAAAGATTTAAATGAGGGTTATATTTATGAATATGAATCAAAAGAAGGTTGAGAGTATAATAATAAACTTTTTGAAATTTTTGGTGGGCAAAACCTAAACGATCGCCCCTTCACAATCGAAGAAATTAAGCAACAACCAAGACTAATTGATTTTAAATTTGCAGGTAAAAATGACTTTATTTATATTTGTGACTTAATCGCATATAAAATGAATGTTAAAACTAACTATGATTGTTCAAAAATACACAATAAACACGAAAGAATAATTCCTGTATCATTTACTAACGAAAATGCTAAAAAAATATTTGAACAGAATTTAGGCATTGCATATTTGCTTACAGCAATTGTTGAAAATAATGAATACATTATTAAAATTGGACAAAGTAAAACAACATTTAAAGACCGTTTGAATTCGTATAATTGCGGAAATGTAAATAATTGACGAACAGCTTCTACAACTAACATAAAAATTTTGCAAAGCATGCTTTCCACGCAGCGAATTTTTAAATTATATATATGCCCATGTGAAGGACCTAAAATTTATACCTTTCACGGTATCAAATCTTCGCCATTAGCAACTCCGATGAGTTTAGCTATAGAGGAAATAATGCTTAACCAGTTTGTGAAACAATTTAAACAAAAACCTCTTGCTAATATTCAAATTAAACCTACAAAAACTAGATCTAAACGTTAA
- a CDS encoding Eco57I restriction-modification methylase domain-containing protein codes for MKDLLINKTISRQTDSLTLLFDLFNNLNHTTQVSNRDDIPTPMECVKRMLDYIPEDFWKNKNIKVLDPCCGYGNFGAYCQTKTYLNNIYFNELDRARFQKCQKLLNPKHISNDDAFKIFNSGAKFDLIMANPPYSGGGNKNQSLSNKFIEASIDSLNNEGYICFITPNNWMSFNNNNTTLKKLLAEGEFVVIDNDCKKYFPTVGSSFTILIWKKTKIPQFTLVKNNFLIKDEQIVKIPKNLPFIPLYLSQEIISIIQKSFSEQRNLFKYRCDLHNYTKKNNLSDNKDNIFKYETIHTVRKTRYANIKQDIYEKWIIIFPLSTYFIPFIEHHKNTTQSVGYMAFDTQKQAQDFLPHLKEDYIKVLIHITRYGNFNCVKVLKHIIFDQPKFNDKELQVLKLLRSKIKY; via the coding sequence ATGAAAGATTTATTAATTAATAAAACAATTAGTCGTCAGACTGATTCACTGACTTTATTATTTGATTTGTTTAACAATTTAAATCATACCACGCAAGTAAGCAATCGTGACGATATTCCAACACCTATGGAGTGTGTTAAACGTATGCTCGATTACATCCCTGAAGACTTTTGAAAAAATAAAAATATTAAAGTTTTAGACCCGTGTTGTGGCTATGGTAATTTCGGTGCGTATTGTCAAACTAAAACTTATTTAAATAACATTTATTTTAATGAGTTAGATCGAGCAAGATTTCAGAAATGTCAAAAATTATTGAATCCTAAACATATTTCAAACGACGATGCATTTAAAATTTTTAACTCTGGTGCTAAATTTGATTTAATAATGGCTAACCCCCCTTATTCAGGAGGTGGTAACAAAAATCAATCACTTTCGAATAAATTTATTGAGGCTTCAATTGATAGTTTGAATAATGAAGGTTATATATGTTTTATAACTCCCAATAATTGAATGTCTTTTAACAATAATAATACAACTTTAAAAAAGTTGCTTGCTGAGGGAGAGTTTGTTGTTATTGATAACGATTGCAAAAAATATTTTCCGACAGTTGGTTCCTCATTTACTATTTTAATTTGAAAAAAAACTAAAATACCTCAATTCACGCTTGTCAAAAACAATTTTTTGATTAAAGATGAACAAATCGTTAAAATTCCCAAAAATTTACCTTTTATACCACTTTATTTATCGCAAGAAATTATATCAATCATTCAAAAATCTTTCAGTGAGCAAAGAAATTTGTTCAAGTATCGTTGTGATTTACACAACTACACAAAAAAGAATAATTTAAGCGATAATAAAGACAATATTTTTAAGTATGAAACAATTCACACTGTAAGAAAAACTAGATATGCGAATATCAAACAAGATATATATGAAAAATGAATTATAATTTTTCCACTCTCAACTTATTTTATTCCTTTTATCGAACATCATAAAAACACCACTCAATCAGTTGGTTATATGGCTTTTGATACTCAAAAACAAGCTCAAGATTTTTTACCTCATCTAAAGGAGGATTATATTAAGGTATTAATTCATATAACGCGTTATGGTAATTTTAATTGTGTTAAAGTTTTAAAACATATTATTTTTGACCAACCTAAATTTAACGATAAAGAATTACAAGTTTTAAAATTATTGAGGTCAAAAATTAAATATTAA
- a CDS encoding S41 family peptidase has protein sequence MKFKLKSKFIPLITAVTLPTISLTSCFSSSDKKIYVTEQIPNELTLLANVNFNNLSREYLIKNQNINIFENKTNKNIYINVNEIFKKLNGFFDLKKLSKIDVVDAKAIIQKNNGDVVEFSTTDDKLVFTDSQAFDLSKSSLTHNYNQYLHFLDTTFKSLRSKDELLPTLNLKKYDMPIYTQDKNIYMPLSLFNLLFMSQNYYNLQYNGTSLLGYDYENSHSFAHPKYVKFYRDANWTSTSEQRLNNYNFLALLFDNFYGLSNELYKRHNSSDFNEFTHITGLYDKIIDQNYSTYSNAYEQLWYVYLNELHSRIITEGYLAPTNDNVNKSDSRQLSSKYADYEKTLTKLQDLRALEKQKNSAVIEGNIARIKLDAFLSGSKEEINSKQPYLYDSYELMKAAIAKIKRLDPQNKVKSIVIDISQNGGGSSAALEKVVGFLTKKPFNVFIQDRITKAYVDLKIGVDTNSDNKYNNKDGYDEYNWYLLTGINTFSAANLFAHVVKQTGIAKIIGQKSGGGMFAVLPTVLPDGTNVDISGPIAYSAASDNVNTVEDLPISEFGVEPDYLYPYDDFYDLEKLSKFINGIENIN, from the coding sequence ATGAAATTCAAATTAAAATCTAAATTTATACCTCTTATAACTGCCGTTACATTACCAACTATTTCTTTAACTAGTTGTTTTAGTTCAAGTGATAAAAAAATCTATGTCACAGAGCAAATTCCAAATGAATTAACATTATTGGCTAATGTTAATTTTAATAATTTAAGTCGCGAATATCTGATAAAAAATCAAAATATAAATATTTTTGAAAATAAAACTAATAAAAATATTTATATTAACGTCAATGAAATATTCAAAAAATTAAATGGTTTTTTTGATTTAAAAAAACTTTCAAAAATTGATGTTGTTGATGCTAAAGCTATAATTCAAAAAAATAACGGTGATGTTGTCGAATTTTCAACTACAGATGATAAATTAGTTTTTACAGATTCGCAAGCTTTTGATTTATCCAAATCTTCTCTTACACACAATTACAACCAATATTTACATTTTTTAGATACTACATTTAAATCATTGCGCTCTAAAGATGAATTGTTGCCAACATTGAATTTAAAAAAATACGATATGCCAATATATACTCAAGATAAAAATATTTATATGCCTTTAAGTTTATTTAACTTATTGTTTATGTCACAAAATTATTACAATTTACAATACAATGGCACTTCTTTATTAGGTTATGATTACGAAAATTCACACTCATTTGCCCATCCTAAATATGTAAAATTTTATAGAGATGCCAATTGAACTTCAACAAGTGAGCAGCGTTTAAATAATTATAATTTTTTAGCCTTATTATTTGATAATTTTTATGGTTTATCAAACGAATTATATAAAAGACATAATTCAAGTGATTTTAACGAATTTACGCATATTACTGGCTTATATGACAAAATTATTGATCAAAATTATTCAACTTACTCAAATGCGTACGAACAATTATGATATGTTTATTTAAACGAATTACATTCAAGAATAATCACAGAAGGTTATTTAGCTCCAACAAATGATAATGTTAATAAATCAGACTCACGCCAATTATCGAGTAAATATGCTGATTACGAAAAAACATTAACTAAACTGCAAGATTTAAGAGCTTTGGAAAAACAAAAAAATAGTGCTGTAATCGAAGGGAATATTGCTCGAATTAAATTAGATGCATTTTTATCAGGAAGTAAAGAAGAAATCAATAGTAAACAACCATATTTATATGATTCATATGAGTTAATGAAAGCAGCTATTGCTAAAATAAAACGACTTGATCCCCAAAATAAAGTTAAAAGTATTGTGATAGATATTTCACAAAATGGTGGTGGTAGTTCAGCTGCTTTAGAAAAAGTTGTAGGTTTTTTAACTAAAAAACCATTTAATGTATTTATTCAAGATAGAATAACTAAAGCATATGTCGATTTAAAAATAGGTGTTGATACTAATTCAGACAATAAATATAACAATAAAGATGGTTATGACGAATATAATTGATATCTTTTAACCGGAATTAATACATTTAGTGCTGCTAATTTATTTGCGCATGTAGTTAAACAAACCGGGATTGCTAAAATAATTGGCCAAAAAAGCGGAGGTGGTATGTTTGCTGTTTTACCTACTGTTTTACCAGATGGTACTAACGTAGATATTTCTGGCCCAATAGCCTATTCAGCTGCTAGCGATAATGTCAATACCGTTGAAGATTTACCTATAAGTGAATTTGGTGTTGAACCAGATTATTTATACCCATATGATGATTTTTATGATTTAGAAAAATTATCTAAATTTATTAATGGAATTGAAAACATAAATTAA
- a CDS encoding S41 family peptidase, giving the protein MKKYKNISWILTLTSVTATPFLAASCFNFNINKFPDQEQKKPNNTDKTDINDSDINQKNDNNVNSNTQINIVDTNKDETQTLKPAIKQENPNEPTLTPLVENEQNKQNQNTNIDDKQQTTNTDKKNGSINTNNSQPSNSQPIVETKYIDETVQTKLLDNGKKQFKDLDSTSNPTIFFDTYKHLENDDYYINVNNIVNKIITNNSSRIFKIQSQTPKKVSFKINNTNVLEFDEEFDTVTFDSQDSFDITPLRGNSFTDSSIKQSRIRKHKTNPNTTINLAKYNIDVIVDNGNVYLPVSVFNLMFLSGSYYNLYFNNESFVGASYSTSRSNPNLLYKFYRSTNLHRPSTQSRINNYNFLALLFDHYYGLAKRFYEKNNVENFDQFALKTNLKQKILSTNVNVFREAYQWLWYKYLDDLHSRLISKSYYDVYSASIVDYFNFKGRELSAKSEQHSSKNDELVSYRENSITRDRNGIYNLNNKITHVHGDTARIVLDEFVSATEEQKQLPDPWRFDTYLKMRAALERIRQDDPQGRVKNIILDISLNGGGSTDALQKVLGFLSNKNLNLLIQNRQTGEYNEISYKVDTNGDGVVDSRDGYTNYKWYILVGINTFSAANLLTHAAKELNLATIIGQKSGGGMFSVLPTVLPDGTNVDISSVNGWTGIANKTINSLEDLPYTEDGVEVDYLVDYENFADHDILNKLRKNQ; this is encoded by the coding sequence ATGAAAAAATACAAAAACATTAGCTGAATTCTTACATTAACATCAGTTACAGCGACACCGTTTTTAGCTGCATCTTGTTTTAATTTTAATATAAATAAGTTTCCTGATCAAGAACAAAAAAAACCAAATAATACTGATAAAACTGATATAAATGACAGTGATATTAATCAAAAAAATGATAATAATGTAAATTCTAATACGCAAATAAATATTGTTGATACCAATAAGGATGAAACTCAAACACTTAAGCCAGCTATTAAACAAGAAAATCCAAATGAACCAACATTAACTCCTCTTGTTGAAAATGAGCAAAATAAACAGAATCAAAACACTAATATTGACGATAAACAACAAACTACAAACACTGATAAGAAAAATGGTTCAATCAATACAAACAATTCCCAACCTTCAAATTCGCAGCCAATTGTTGAAACCAAATATATTGACGAAACCGTTCAAACAAAACTATTAGATAATGGTAAAAAACAATTTAAAGATTTGGACTCAACTTCAAATCCAACTATTTTTTTTGATACCTATAAACACCTTGAAAACGATGATTATTACATCAATGTCAATAATATTGTTAATAAAATAATAACCAATAATAGTTCAAGAATTTTTAAAATTCAAAGCCAAACACCAAAAAAAGTTTCATTTAAAATAAACAATACTAATGTTTTAGAATTTGACGAAGAATTTGATACAGTAACTTTTGATTCACAAGATTCATTTGATATTACACCGTTGCGTGGCAATAGTTTTACAGATTCTTCAATTAAACAATCAAGAATAAGAAAACACAAAACCAACCCAAATACTACTATTAACTTGGCTAAATATAATATTGATGTAATTGTTGATAACGGAAATGTTTATTTACCAGTTTCAGTGTTTAATTTAATGTTTTTGAGCGGTTCATATTATAACTTGTATTTCAATAATGAAAGTTTTGTAGGAGCAAGTTATAGTACTAGTCGTTCTAATCCTAATTTATTATATAAATTTTATCGATCAACTAATCTTCATAGACCTTCAACACAAAGCCGTATCAATAATTATAATTTTTTAGCTTTATTATTTGATCACTATTATGGTTTAGCTAAACGCTTTTATGAAAAAAATAATGTTGAAAATTTCGATCAATTTGCCCTTAAAACTAATTTAAAACAAAAAATATTAAGTACTAACGTAAATGTTTTTAGAGAAGCATACCAGTGACTTTGATATAAATATTTAGATGATTTACATTCAAGATTGATTTCAAAATCATATTATGATGTTTATTCGGCTAGCATTGTTGATTATTTCAATTTTAAAGGTCGTGAATTAAGCGCCAAAAGCGAACAACATTCATCAAAAAACGATGAACTAGTTTCATATCGTGAAAATTCAATTACTCGCGATAGAAATGGAATTTATAATCTAAACAATAAAATTACTCATGTTCACGGCGATACAGCCCGCATTGTTCTTGATGAATTTGTTTCGGCAACCGAAGAACAAAAACAATTACCAGATCCTTGAAGATTTGATACATATTTAAAAATGCGTGCGGCGCTTGAACGTATTAGACAAGACGACCCACAAGGTAGAGTAAAAAATATTATTTTAGATATCTCATTAAATGGTGGTGGTAGTACGGATGCCTTACAAAAGGTTTTAGGTTTTTTGAGCAATAAAAATTTAAATTTATTAATTCAAAATCGCCAAACAGGCGAATATAATGAAATTAGTTATAAAGTTGATACTAATGGCGATGGTGTGGTAGATTCTAGAGATGGCTACACCAATTACAAATGATATATTTTAGTTGGAATTAATACATTTAGCGCCGCCAATCTTTTAACTCACGCAGCTAAAGAATTGAATTTAGCCACGATTATTGGCCAAAAAAGTGGAGGTGGGATGTTTTCGGTGTTGCCAACTGTTTTACCAGATGGCACAAATGTTGATATTTCTAGTGTAAATGGCTGAACCGGTATTGCTAATAAAACAATAAATTCACTTGAAGATTTACCATACACCGAAGATGGTGTGGAAGTAGATTATTTGGTTGATTATGAAAATTTTGCTGATCATGATATTTTAAACAAATTAAGAAAAAATCAATAA
- a CDS encoding ECF transporter S component (in some Mycoplasma, this protein is fused to aspartyl/glutamyl-tRNA amidotransferase subunit C domain) has translation MQNYESDKDFKAFSRWSIRKITFIGILIAISVAFFLIVFQLMPLISLPSYKISIIGLPIKITGFIFGPFVGAFVGAAADLISFMFVPTYFNPLFLLAAVLDGVIPGIIGWLFVRLIRFMFGGPFQHSLIQETIQSIFKKIEKLQLQPNKNDKKIKTLENRIIKLYLQLNQCGVSKKYSSKLLNINMAVCLSILAIVSMIVIYLIGFRVSDQTIRNGIIPNRWALLFLMLSGYFAMILFIFITRFKLKSTLYLIIVPIVVFSALIELFNVPILALAEKQSIGSGTSSSIFVYMFQHIILSPVKIWGNMFIIFFTYKIISPLIYKNHSISY, from the coding sequence ATGCAAAATTATGAAAGCGATAAAGATTTTAAAGCATTTTCGCGTTGGTCGATTCGTAAAATTACTTTCATTGGAATTTTAATTGCAATTTCAGTTGCCTTTTTTTTGATTGTCTTTCAACTAATGCCTTTGATTTCTTTGCCTTCATATAAAATTAGTATTATTGGCTTGCCAATAAAAATTACTGGTTTTATTTTTGGGCCTTTTGTCGGTGCTTTTGTAGGCGCTGCTGCTGATTTGATTTCATTTATGTTTGTGCCGACTTACTTTAATCCCTTATTTTTACTAGCAGCTGTGTTGGATGGTGTTATTCCAGGTATAATTGGCTGATTGTTTGTCAGATTGATAAGATTTATGTTTGGTGGACCTTTTCAACATAGTTTGATTCAAGAAACTATTCAATCAATTTTTAAAAAAATTGAAAAACTTCAATTACAACCAAACAAAAATGATAAAAAAATAAAGACATTAGAAAATCGTATTATTAAATTATATTTACAACTAAATCAATGTGGAGTTTCAAAAAAATATAGTTCTAAACTTCTAAACATAAATATGGCCGTTTGCTTATCTATTTTGGCTATAGTTTCGATGATAGTTATTTATTTAATTGGCTTTAGAGTAAGTGATCAAACAATTAGAAACGGAATAATACCTAATCGTTGAGCCTTATTATTTTTAATGTTATCAGGTTATTTTGCGATGATATTATTTATTTTTATTACTAGATTTAAATTAAAATCTACTTTATATTTAATTATTGTTCCAATAGTTGTATTTTCTGCTTTAATAGAGTTATTCAATGTTCCAATTTTAGCTTTAGCCGAAAAACAATCAATTGGTTCAGGAACTTCTTCGTCTATTTTTGTTTATATGTTCCAACATATAATTCTTAGCCCAGTCAAAATATGAGGAAATATGTTTATTATTTTCTTTACATATAAAATTATTTCTCCACTTATTTATAAAAATCATAGCATCTCTTATTAA